A genome region from Deltaproteobacteria bacterium HGW-Deltaproteobacteria-2 includes the following:
- a CDS encoding acyl carrier protein — protein sequence MDEKKIFEEMVNILKDYAKNQDVLATATMETHILNDLKVNSARLVDVIIRCEDVYGISIDDEEADVIRTIGDAVKVIKQKLG from the coding sequence ATGGATGAAAAGAAAATATTTGAAGAAATGGTTAACATTTTAAAAGACTATGCCAAGAATCAGGATGTATTGGCCACGGCCACGATGGAGACACACATTTTAAATGATTTAAAAGTAAATTCTGCTCGCTTGGTTGATGTAATCATCAGGTGTGAAGATGTTTATGGTATCAGCATTGATGATGAGGAAGCTGATGTAATTAGAACAATCGGCGATGCTGTAAAAGTTATCAAACAAAAACTTGGATAA
- a CDS encoding beta-ketoacyl-ACP synthase: MKKRIVVTGMGVVAPNAHGLDVYEKALREGVSGIRFIPQLQELNFGCQIAGVPENFDEIRKSYFDREKLLSINDNIGYASVSAVDAWKDAGFSLNSDDDDTVDWDTGVMAGSGIGGMDTIAHTIVPTINEGRVRRLGSRVVEQVMHSGTSARISGLLGLGNQVTSNSSACSTGNEAIINALWRIRTGLAKRMMAGGSEGATPYIWGGFDAMRVLCRKFNDTPVAGSRPLSATAGGFVPGSGSGMLVLEDLETALARGARIYAEIIGGYVNCGGQRMGGSMTAPNPEGVKRCIRGAVADAGIDPAEVDAINGHLTATYADPYEVKNWAEALERTPDNFPYIQSTKSMIGHCLGAAGAIECVGVILQLYKGFLHPSINSEDVHPDIEKFAPKILQKCLEFPELKIIAKAGFGFGDVNSCIIFKKWDEN; this comes from the coding sequence ATGAAGAAGAGAATTGTTGTTACGGGAATGGGAGTGGTAGCTCCCAACGCTCACGGTCTGGATGTTTATGAAAAGGCGCTGAGGGAAGGCGTTTCAGGTATTCGTTTTATTCCTCAATTGCAGGAATTGAATTTCGGTTGTCAAATTGCCGGTGTTCCGGAAAATTTCGATGAAATCCGTAAAAGTTACTTTGACCGTGAAAAACTTCTATCGATAAACGATAACATCGGCTATGCCTCTGTTTCGGCGGTGGATGCCTGGAAAGACGCCGGATTTAGCCTTAATAGCGACGATGATGATACTGTGGATTGGGATACCGGTGTCATGGCCGGTTCCGGAATCGGCGGCATGGACACGATAGCCCATACCATAGTCCCCACGATTAATGAAGGACGAGTAAGGCGTTTAGGCAGTCGTGTTGTCGAGCAGGTGATGCACAGTGGAACCAGCGCGCGCATTTCCGGTCTGCTGGGCTTGGGCAATCAAGTGACATCGAACTCGTCGGCCTGCTCTACAGGCAACGAAGCGATTATTAACGCTCTCTGGAGAATAAGAACAGGATTGGCCAAACGGATGATGGCCGGTGGTTCAGAAGGAGCTACACCATACATCTGGGGTGGTTTTGACGCCATGCGCGTGCTTTGCCGCAAATTCAACGATACCCCGGTGGCAGGTTCTCGCCCATTGAGCGCTACGGCTGGTGGTTTTGTACCCGGTTCGGGCAGCGGCATGCTTGTTTTGGAAGATCTGGAAACAGCCCTGGCCAGAGGCGCCAGAATCTATGCGGAAATAATAGGCGGTTATGTTAACTGTGGAGGGCAGCGAATGGGTGGCTCCATGACCGCACCCAATCCTGAAGGAGTAAAGAGATGCATACGCGGAGCCGTGGCCGACGCAGGCATTGATCCTGCGGAAGTGGACGCCATCAACGGCCACTTGACGGCTACTTACGCCGATCCTTATGAAGTAAAAAACTGGGCGGAGGCCCTCGAGCGAACGCCCGATAACTTTCCTTACATTCAATCCACAAAATCAATGATCGGTCATTGCCTGGGTGCTGCGGGCGCCATAGAATGCGTGGGTGTTATTTTACAGCTTTACAAGGGATTTCTGCATCCGTCAATTAACAGTGAGGATGTGCATCCCGATATAGAAAAATTCGCACCGAAGATTCTGCAAAAATGTCTGGAATTTCCTGAACTGAAAATTATCGCTAAAGCGGGTTTTGGTTTTGGCGATGTCAATAGCTGCATTATTTTTAAAAAGTGGGACGAAAATTAA
- a CDS encoding beta-hydroxyacyl-ACP dehydratase yields MGADESLKQEVLQLVPQKEPFRFIDEIISLDDEQIVGAYRFRDDEYFYRGHFPGNPITPGVILIEAMAQTGVVAFGIYLLSRQKNMRPGQMKLPISLFSLADGVEFKKIVSPGERVIVKAKKIYFRKNTIKANVSMEKENGEIICVAELSGVGVDK; encoded by the coding sequence ATGGGGGCTGATGAAAGTTTGAAGCAGGAAGTTCTGCAGCTTGTTCCTCAGAAGGAACCTTTCCGTTTTATTGACGAAATTATCAGCCTTGATGATGAACAGATAGTCGGGGCTTACCGCTTTCGCGATGATGAATATTTTTATCGCGGGCATTTCCCCGGCAATCCCATTACACCGGGGGTGATTCTTATCGAGGCGATGGCTCAAACCGGTGTCGTTGCTTTTGGAATTTACCTTCTGTCGCGCCAGAAAAATATGCGGCCCGGACAGATGAAATTGCCCATTAGTTTGTTTTCACTGGCGGATGGTGTGGAGTTTAAAAAAATTGTGTCGCCGGGCGAAAGAGTTATAGTTAAAGCGAAAAAAATCTATTTTCGTAAAAATACTATAAAAGCAAATGTTTCCATGGAAAAGGAAAACGGCGAAATAATTTGTGTCGCGGAATTATCAGGAGTAGGAGTTGATAAATGA
- a CDS encoding beta-ketoacyl-ACP reductase: MMIEKPVVLVTGGATGIGAACCRALAAEGFHVGIHYNKSAEKAQKLLAEIKDGFLIQADLYDIQQVDALIGTLKDTVGRVDVLVNNAGQSINADIISMKVEQFDAQRALTRGVWYLTKRILRQFMIRSSAGRIINISSVVGHTGNAGQIPYTMEKAALDAFTRSLAQELKGRNILVNSVAPGFIDTEMTKELPQEVKNKIMDEIILGRIGKPEEVAEVVAFLAKRGSYLTGSVIHVNGGLYGG, from the coding sequence ATGATGATCGAAAAACCGGTTGTTTTAGTAACAGGTGGTGCAACAGGAATAGGAGCCGCGTGCTGTCGTGCTTTGGCTGCGGAAGGTTTTCATGTGGGCATTCATTACAATAAAAGCGCGGAAAAAGCGCAAAAACTGCTCGCCGAAATAAAGGATGGATTTTTAATTCAGGCTGATCTGTACGATATTCAACAGGTGGATGCACTAATCGGTACGCTTAAAGACACCGTAGGGCGCGTTGATGTTCTGGTTAACAACGCCGGACAATCAATTAATGCCGATATAATTTCGATGAAAGTGGAACAATTTGATGCGCAGCGTGCTCTGACTCGCGGCGTCTGGTATTTAACAAAAAGAATTTTACGCCAATTTATGATTCGGTCTTCGGCCGGACGCATAATCAACATTTCCAGTGTTGTCGGCCATACAGGAAACGCCGGCCAGATTCCCTACACGATGGAAAAAGCGGCGCTCGATGCCTTTACCAGATCTCTGGCTCAGGAACTCAAGGGAAGAAATATTCTGGTTAATTCCGTCGCTCCCGGTTTCATTGACACGGAGATGACCAAAGAACTGCCCCAAGAAGTTAAAAATAAAATCATGGATGAAATTATTCTGGGGCGTATCGGGAAGCCTGAAGAAGTCGCGGAAGTTGTCGCCTTTCTGGCCAAGAGAGGAAGCTACCTTACCGGTTCAGTAATTCATGTCAACGGGGGGCTTTATGGGGGCTGA
- a CDS encoding pyruvate carboxylase, whose translation MNPLKIQDNTFRDGHQSIYATRMRTEDMIPIAEEMDSCGFHAMEVWGGATFDTMHRFLAEDPWMRPKILKKYITKTPFAMLIRGQNLVGYRHYADDVVRAFVDKACEIGIDIFRCFDALNDFRNMESCAERIKANGKQFQGAFCYSLTDVSMGGEVYNLEYFVRKAKELEQMGADAICIKDMSGILSPFDAYDLVSAIKKEIKVPLHLHSHYTSGMASMTYLKAIEAGIDVVDTCLAPFALRTSMPAIEPIVAALRGTARETGIDLHKLLELGEHLESIAPKYNAHLSTHKLSIIDNGVLAHQVPGGMISNLTGQLKEMNALDRLGEIYKEVAETRKDMGSPPLVTPVSQIIGAQAVLNVLFGRYVRVSNQLKDLVLGLYGKTPMPINAELTKKILKNYKRGQEPVSGRPADYLEPEIEAAKKKIGDLARTDEDVLAYILYPATMEKFLRSKYGIDSPKSAGVENIPKKKVAA comes from the coding sequence ATGAATCCTCTGAAGATTCAGGATAACACTTTCCGTGACGGGCATCAGTCGATTTACGCGACACGGATGCGTACGGAGGATATGATTCCTATCGCTGAGGAGATGGATAGCTGCGGCTTTCACGCTATGGAAGTGTGGGGTGGCGCGACTTTTGATACTATGCACAGGTTCTTGGCTGAAGATCCCTGGATGCGGCCGAAAATTTTGAAAAAATATATCACAAAAACTCCCTTTGCCATGCTCATACGCGGGCAAAATCTTGTTGGTTATCGTCATTATGCCGACGATGTTGTGCGTGCTTTTGTGGATAAGGCCTGCGAAATCGGCATTGATATTTTCCGTTGCTTTGATGCTTTAAACGATTTCCGCAATATGGAATCCTGCGCGGAAAGAATCAAGGCCAACGGCAAGCAGTTTCAGGGGGCCTTTTGTTATTCATTGACTGATGTTTCTATGGGTGGAGAAGTTTATAACCTGGAATATTTTGTGAGGAAAGCTAAAGAACTGGAGCAGATGGGTGCGGATGCCATTTGTATCAAAGACATGAGCGGCATTCTTTCCCCCTTTGATGCTTATGATCTGGTTTCCGCCATTAAAAAAGAAATAAAAGTTCCCTTGCATCTGCATTCACATTACACCAGTGGAATGGCTTCGATGACTTACTTAAAGGCAATAGAAGCCGGTATAGATGTTGTTGATACATGCCTTGCGCCATTCGCGCTGAGAACTTCGATGCCGGCCATTGAACCGATTGTTGCGGCCCTGCGCGGGACAGCACGCGAGACAGGAATTGATTTACACAAATTGCTGGAGCTGGGCGAGCATCTGGAAAGTATTGCTCCGAAGTACAACGCCCATCTGTCCACCCATAAACTTTCCATTATTGATAACGGAGTTCTGGCCCATCAGGTTCCCGGCGGCATGATTTCCAATCTGACCGGCCAGCTCAAAGAAATGAACGCGCTCGACAGGCTGGGAGAAATTTACAAGGAAGTGGCGGAGACTCGCAAAGATATGGGTTCTCCTCCTTTGGTTACTCCGGTATCGCAGATTATCGGAGCACAGGCCGTGCTGAATGTTCTTTTCGGCCGTTATGTGCGGGTTTCCAATCAGCTGAAGGATTTGGTTCTTGGTCTTTACGGCAAAACTCCGATGCCGATTAACGCGGAATTAACCAAAAAAATATTGAAAAACTACAAACGCGGACAGGAACCGGTATCCGGAAGGCCGGCAGATTATCTGGAGCCGGAAATCGAAGCGGCGAAAAAAAAGATTGGTGATCTTGCACGCACCGATGAAGATGTGCTGGCATATATTCTATATCCCGCAACTATGGAAAAATTTTTACGGTCGAAATATGGAATAGATTCACCGAAAAGTGCGGGAGTGGAAAATATTCCTAAAAAAAAAGTTGCCGCATAA
- a CDS encoding ACP S-malonyltransferase produces the protein MKDNKNIAVVFPGQGSQKPGMGKDFYEQSPVSRQTYEEAADALGWDVSAMCFGEDERLNLTEYTQPCIVTTEIAMLRGLSKNYDFAPDYFGGHSLGEFTALVAAEVMPLADTLKIVQMRGKLMQEAVPVGVGGMAAVISEDIDIEMLKKIMDGLNAGIANINSANQVVISGELPAIDEAEKRLEQNFPPGKSFRFIRLNVSAPFHSYLMKSIEDRFADTLEKIGKELNPRNATKVTSNFTGGFHSDDIQAIREKLVNQLSNTVHWRKNMQSLAAKAEFIYEIGPARPLREFFKTIGITCQSITGLNAAEKIFKT, from the coding sequence ATGAAGGATAACAAAAATATAGCTGTTGTTTTCCCCGGACAGGGTTCGCAAAAACCCGGAATGGGCAAAGATTTTTATGAACAGAGTCCTGTAAGCCGTCAAACATACGAAGAAGCTGCCGATGCTCTGGGTTGGGATGTTTCTGCCATGTGCTTTGGCGAAGATGAAAGGCTGAATCTTACCGAATATACACAACCCTGTATTGTGACGACAGAAATAGCCATGCTTAGAGGCTTATCTAAAAATTATGACTTTGCGCCTGATTATTTCGGCGGTCATTCTTTAGGAGAATTTACGGCTCTTGTTGCGGCAGAGGTAATGCCTCTGGCTGATACTTTAAAAATAGTTCAGATGCGTGGCAAGTTGATGCAGGAGGCTGTGCCTGTTGGTGTTGGTGGCATGGCGGCGGTTATTTCCGAAGATATCGATATAGAAATGCTTAAGAAAATTATGGATGGTCTGAATGCCGGCATAGCCAACATTAATTCTGCTAACCAGGTCGTTATCAGCGGAGAATTGCCGGCTATTGACGAAGCGGAAAAAAGACTGGAACAAAATTTTCCACCCGGAAAATCATTCCGGTTTATTCGATTGAATGTAAGTGCTCCGTTTCATAGTTATTTGATGAAATCGATAGAAGATCGATTTGCCGATACTTTGGAAAAAATAGGCAAAGAATTGAATCCTCGCAACGCCACTAAAGTAACTTCTAATTTCACCGGAGGTTTCCATTCGGATGATATTCAAGCAATAAGAGAAAAACTTGTAAATCAACTCAGCAATACCGTACATTGGCGAAAAAATATGCAGAGTTTGGCGGCGAAGGCTGAATTCATCTATGAAATCGGTCCGGCACGTCCCTTGCGCGAATTTTTTAAAACGATAGGTATAACCTGTCAATCGATTACCGGACTAAACGCGGCAGAAAAAATTTTTAAGACGTGA
- a CDS encoding 3-hydroxybutyryl-CoA dehydrogenase, with translation MKLDDIKKVAVIGSGAMGNGIAQICAQAGLKAVMVDIKQEFVDKGMATVNKSLDTMVSKGKMTAEKKAEVLGNLSTSLSNTEAVKDVQVVIEAVPEVMDLKKKVFAEVSAAAPADALLASNTSTMSISEIGTVVKNPERILGMHFFNPAPVMKGVEVIYANKTTDANVDLLCEMTKKIGKVPVKVLKDAPGFIVNRIGAPNQALISAILDEGKIKVDTIDTIMKVAAGMPMGPFELADFVGIDVFYHTLKYYAETLSPEYKPGKVLQNLLDSKKLGMKTGQGIYTWEGGKAKIDASAQSQEFGPMDFLSIQINEAVRVLKEKIAASAADIDLGMVHCMRAFAGPFALGAGMDHTQMADILNKLHARFGLKIFKPEPEIVDGSFKAMK, from the coding sequence ATGAAATTGGATGATATTAAGAAAGTTGCAGTAATCGGTTCAGGAGCCATGGGAAACGGCATCGCCCAGATATGCGCGCAGGCCGGCCTGAAGGCTGTCATGGTAGACATCAAGCAGGAATTTGTCGACAAAGGTATGGCTACGGTCAACAAAAGTCTGGATACAATGGTCAGCAAAGGTAAGATGACTGCCGAAAAAAAGGCCGAGGTGCTTGGTAACTTGTCAACGTCTTTAAGCAACACCGAGGCGGTCAAGGATGTTCAGGTAGTTATTGAGGCTGTTCCGGAAGTTATGGATCTGAAGAAAAAGGTGTTTGCCGAAGTATCAGCTGCGGCTCCGGCTGACGCGCTCTTGGCGTCCAACACCTCTACCATGAGCATTTCCGAAATCGGCACGGTCGTGAAAAATCCGGAGCGGATTCTCGGCATGCATTTCTTCAATCCCGCACCGGTTATGAAAGGTGTAGAAGTAATTTATGCAAATAAAACCACTGACGCCAACGTGGACCTGCTCTGTGAAATGACCAAGAAGATCGGTAAGGTTCCGGTTAAGGTCCTCAAGGATGCCCCGGGCTTTATCGTCAACCGTATAGGCGCTCCCAACCAGGCCTTGATCAGCGCCATTTTGGATGAAGGCAAGATCAAAGTGGACACCATTGACACCATCATGAAGGTAGCCGCCGGTATGCCCATGGGACCATTTGAACTCGCTGATTTCGTCGGCATTGATGTTTTCTATCATACCCTCAAATATTATGCCGAGACGCTTTCTCCGGAATACAAACCCGGCAAAGTACTGCAGAATCTGCTCGACAGCAAAAAACTAGGCATGAAGACCGGCCAGGGAATTTATACCTGGGAGGGCGGCAAGGCCAAGATCGATGCTTCCGCGCAGTCTCAGGAATTCGGCCCCATGGATTTTCTGTCCATTCAGATCAACGAAGCAGTGCGGGTTTTAAAAGAGAAGATCGCGGCTTCCGCGGCAGATATCGACCTGGGTATGGTTCACTGCATGAGAGCGTTTGCCGGACCGTTTGCCCTCGGCGCGGGTATGGACCACACGCAGATGGCGGATATTCTGAATAAGTTGCACGCACGTTTCGGTCTTAAGATTTTCAAACCTGAGCCCGAAATTGTAGACGGTTCCTTTAAAGCGATGAAATAG
- the prpE gene encoding propionyl-CoA synthetase (catalyzes the formation of propionyl-CoA using propionate as a substrate; PrpE from Ralstonia solanacearum can produce acetyl-, propionyl-, butyryl- and acrylyl-coenzyme A, and Salmonella enterica produces propionyl- and butyryl-coenzyme A; not expressed in Escherichia coli when grown on propionate/minimal media; ATP-dependent) encodes MADLLKYKDIFSQSINEPEVFWGKAAENVIWDKKCDKVLDDSKKPFYRWFVGGQLNTCYNALDYQVESGRGEQTAIIYDSPVTSTVQKISYKELLEMVSKFAGVLSSLGVKKGDTVIIYMPMIPQALVAMLSCARIGAVHSVVFGGFAPNELAIRIDDAKPKVMISASCGIEGKKTIPYKPLLDEAIKIASHKPQKCIIYQRPQVKAELDASRDLDWNDLMKDAKAVPCVSVAATDPLYILYTSGTTGKPKGVMRDNGGHAVALKWSMKYIYDMKPGEVYWAASDVGWVVGHSYIVYAPLLYGCTTIVYEGKPIGTPDPGAFWRVISQHGVSVLFTAPTAFRAIKKEDPNGDYLKKYDIKCLRYLFLAGERLDPDTYHWASDMLKIPVVDHWWQTETGWPIAANCMGTEKFPIKAGSPTKPVPGYNVQILDADGNQLPNGEEGSVVIKLPLPPGCLPTLWQDDKRYLEYVTERPGYYVTGDGGRFDEDGYIFIMGRIDDVINVAGHRLSTGAMEEIVSKHKDVAECAVFGAEDQLKGQVPVGFVVLKAGVDRDPKDIIKELVQMVRNELGALACFKEAAVVRALPKTRSGKTLRSTMRKIVDGKDYVVPSTIDDPAALDVIAQAAKTIGYGKK; translated from the coding sequence ATGGCCGATTTATTAAAGTACAAGGATATCTTTTCTCAATCCATCAATGAGCCCGAAGTTTTCTGGGGTAAAGCAGCTGAAAACGTTATCTGGGACAAAAAATGCGACAAGGTTCTCGACGACAGCAAAAAACCTTTTTACCGCTGGTTTGTAGGCGGACAATTGAATACCTGCTACAACGCTCTCGATTATCAGGTAGAATCAGGACGGGGAGAACAAACGGCAATTATCTATGACAGTCCCGTAACCAGTACCGTTCAAAAAATTTCCTATAAAGAATTACTGGAGATGGTATCAAAGTTCGCCGGTGTCCTCAGTTCACTAGGTGTGAAAAAAGGCGATACGGTTATCATTTACATGCCCATGATACCTCAAGCCCTGGTCGCGATGCTTTCCTGCGCCCGCATCGGCGCTGTTCATTCTGTTGTCTTCGGTGGATTCGCACCTAATGAATTGGCCATCCGCATCGACGACGCCAAGCCAAAAGTTATGATCTCGGCATCCTGCGGTATCGAAGGGAAAAAGACTATTCCCTACAAACCGCTTCTGGATGAGGCTATAAAAATCGCCTCTCATAAACCACAGAAATGCATTATTTATCAGCGCCCGCAGGTGAAAGCAGAATTGGATGCGTCACGCGATCTCGATTGGAACGATCTGATGAAAGACGCTAAAGCTGTTCCCTGCGTATCTGTTGCCGCTACAGACCCTCTTTATATTCTCTACACTTCCGGAACAACCGGTAAACCCAAAGGAGTCATGCGGGATAACGGCGGCCATGCTGTCGCGCTGAAATGGTCGATGAAATACATTTACGACATGAAGCCGGGAGAAGTTTACTGGGCTGCATCCGATGTCGGCTGGGTTGTCGGCCATTCCTATATTGTCTATGCTCCGTTGCTTTACGGCTGCACCACTATCGTTTATGAAGGAAAACCCATTGGCACTCCGGACCCGGGCGCTTTCTGGCGCGTCATTTCTCAGCACGGCGTCTCCGTTTTATTTACAGCGCCAACAGCTTTCCGCGCCATCAAAAAGGAAGACCCCAATGGCGATTATCTGAAAAAATATGATATCAAATGCCTCAGATATCTATTCCTCGCGGGCGAACGTCTTGATCCCGACACCTATCATTGGGCAAGCGACATGCTGAAAATTCCCGTGGTAGATCACTGGTGGCAGACAGAAACCGGTTGGCCCATCGCCGCCAACTGCATGGGCACTGAAAAGTTCCCCATTAAAGCTGGTTCACCGACAAAACCAGTTCCCGGTTACAATGTGCAGATACTCGATGCCGATGGAAATCAACTCCCCAACGGCGAAGAAGGATCTGTCGTAATCAAGCTTCCCCTGCCCCCGGGATGCCTGCCCACACTGTGGCAGGATGACAAACGTTATCTGGAATATGTAACGGAAAGACCAGGTTATTATGTGACCGGCGACGGCGGACGCTTCGATGAAGACGGCTACATATTTATCATGGGACGCATTGACGACGTTATCAACGTTGCAGGACATCGCTTGTCTACCGGCGCGATGGAAGAAATAGTTTCCAAGCATAAGGATGTTGCGGAATGTGCTGTTTTCGGCGCTGAAGATCAACTTAAAGGTCAGGTTCCCGTGGGATTCGTCGTGCTGAAAGCCGGCGTCGACCGCGATCCGAAAGACATTATCAAAGAACTTGTCCAGATGGTTCGCAATGAACTTGGCGCACTGGCCTGCTTCAAGGAAGCTGCTGTGGTCAGGGCTCTGCCGAAAACCCGCTCAGGAAAAACCCTGCGCAGTACCATGCGCAAAATAGTTGACGGCAAGGATTATGTGGTACCTTCCACTATTGACGATCCTGCAGCTTTGGATGTCATTGCTCAAGCAGCCAAAACAATCGGCTACGGGAAAAAATAA
- a CDS encoding sterol-binding protein, whose translation MSEDITKSTANQTFTISVNVRELLTEFVPKLAREYIKMRGAQEELKDTELTLTLDISGSLYSYIIKDGVNFDVKEGEIANPNVRISFSMESMSKMLDMKNVDMLIGMQRQLTRQKFEVLSGLKGTSVFQITNSDGTISEITATFNDTQTPKALLRLSLENANLINSGKESPINLYMAGKMKIDGDIAFAMKLQPLFTA comes from the coding sequence ATGAGTGAAGACATTACAAAAAGTACAGCAAATCAGACTTTTACTATTTCCGTTAATGTAAGAGAGTTGTTAACTGAGTTTGTCCCAAAACTAGCCAGGGAATATATTAAGATGCGGGGAGCGCAGGAAGAACTAAAAGATACGGAACTGACATTGACCTTGGACATATCGGGCAGTTTATACAGTTATATCATCAAGGACGGTGTCAATTTTGATGTAAAGGAAGGCGAGATTGCAAATCCTAATGTTCGGATCTCATTCTCCATGGAAAGCATGTCTAAAATGCTGGATATGAAGAACGTAGACATGTTGATCGGCATGCAGAGACAGTTGACACGACAAAAATTCGAGGTACTTTCCGGGTTGAAGGGAACCAGTGTGTTCCAGATAACAAATTCAGACGGTACTATTTCCGAGATTACAGCAACATTTAATGATACACAGACCCCTAAGGCTTTACTAAGGCTCTCCTTGGAGAATGCCAATCTTATTAATAGCGGAAAGGAGTCACCCATCAATCTTTACATGGCCGGGAAAATGAAGATAGACGGCGATATAGCCTTTGCCATGAAACTGCAACCGCTGTTTACAGCATAA